A region of Microbacterium suwonense DNA encodes the following proteins:
- a CDS encoding ABC transporter permease codes for MNAATTTSFWRDLIRKPFFWGIVAIIALLALNVLKDPGYLAITINPNNGNLVGNLIDIMRQAAPIMMIAIGMSLVIATAGIDLSVGSLMAVSGAVSMEFLNSVGDSSSLGAALAAVGLSLLITGILGAVNGVLIAYVGLQPFIATLVLMLAGRGVAKVITGGQNTAASNDPYRWIANGYVIGIPVVFILALGVVIAVGWVVRRSALGLMIEAIGINPRASRMAGIKPKGLLLTAYVLSGVLAGVAGIMSVGSVMTVDISRTGYQLELDAILAVVIGGASLMGGKFSLSGAFVGALLIATLDKTVLFLGVSSSATPAFKAIVIIVICLLQSERVRAWFQRRKRAVAAPRAEAPKEEVAA; via the coding sequence ATGAACGCCGCGACCACCACATCCTTCTGGCGCGACCTGATCCGCAAGCCGTTCTTCTGGGGCATCGTCGCCATCATCGCGCTGCTCGCGCTGAACGTGCTGAAGGATCCGGGCTACCTCGCCATCACCATCAACCCCAACAACGGCAACCTCGTCGGCAACCTGATCGACATCATGCGGCAGGCGGCTCCGATCATGATGATCGCGATCGGGATGTCCCTGGTGATCGCCACGGCGGGCATCGACCTGTCGGTCGGCTCGCTGATGGCCGTCTCCGGCGCAGTGTCGATGGAGTTCCTGAACAGCGTCGGCGACTCGTCATCGCTCGGCGCCGCGCTCGCCGCGGTCGGACTGTCCCTGCTGATCACCGGCATCCTGGGTGCTGTCAACGGCGTGCTCATCGCGTACGTCGGGCTGCAGCCCTTCATCGCAACCCTCGTGCTCATGCTGGCTGGACGCGGTGTCGCCAAGGTCATCACCGGCGGGCAGAACACTGCCGCATCCAACGACCCGTATCGCTGGATCGCGAACGGCTATGTGATCGGCATCCCGGTCGTGTTCATCCTGGCACTGGGCGTGGTCATCGCGGTCGGCTGGGTGGTTCGCCGCAGCGCGCTGGGTCTGATGATCGAGGCGATCGGCATCAACCCCAGGGCCAGTCGCATGGCGGGCATCAAGCCCAAGGGTCTGCTGCTGACCGCCTACGTGCTCAGCGGCGTGCTCGCCGGTGTCGCCGGCATCATGTCGGTGGGCAGCGTGATGACCGTCGACATCTCCCGCACCGGCTATCAGCTCGAGCTCGATGCGATCCTCGCCGTCGTGATCGGTGGCGCCTCGCTGATGGGCGGCAAGTTCTCGCTCTCGGGGGCGTTCGTCGGCGCGCTGCTGATCGCCACGCTCGACAAGACCGTGCTGTTCCTCGGTGTCTCCTCGTCGGCCACCCCTGCGTTCAAGGCCATCGTGATCATCGTGATCTGCCTGCTGCAGTCCGAACGGGTGCGCGCCTGGTTCCAGCGGCGTAAGAGGGCGGTCGCCGCTCCGAGAGCCGAGGCACCGAAAGAGGAGGTGGCGGCATGA
- a CDS encoding ABC transporter permease has translation MSTATATPALSATQGLLARARRLITANPSVLPTIASVVIFVGMIVYGETAYGKIVQASTLSNLLINNAHLIVLAVALTFVIITGGIDLSVGSIIAFSSVAGVMLANAGWHPLIVVAAMIGFGALFGLVSGILIRYFNVQPFIATLAMMFLGRGLASLLSTKPERLPEESPIRWISDKIKLIDGPKVNDLTITPAVIIAILVVLAAFFVLHRTRTGRTVYAIGGSESSALLMGLPVQRTKVLVYVISGALSGVAAVLYTSRLGTAQNITGIGWELDAIAAAVIGGTVLTGAYGYVLGSVIGALVLGLMNVLITRDGGIPPEMTTIITGGILLIFVLLQRAVTRRKE, from the coding sequence ATGAGCACCGCGACTGCGACACCCGCGCTCAGCGCGACCCAGGGGCTCCTCGCGCGCGCCCGCCGTTTGATCACCGCGAATCCGTCGGTGCTGCCGACCATCGCCTCGGTGGTCATCTTCGTCGGCATGATCGTCTACGGCGAGACGGCGTACGGCAAGATCGTGCAGGCCAGCACGCTGTCGAACCTGCTGATCAACAACGCGCACCTCATCGTGCTGGCCGTGGCGCTGACGTTCGTCATCATCACCGGCGGCATCGACCTGTCGGTCGGCTCGATCATCGCGTTCTCGTCGGTGGCCGGCGTCATGCTGGCCAACGCCGGCTGGCACCCGCTGATCGTGGTCGCGGCGATGATCGGCTTCGGTGCCCTGTTCGGACTCGTCTCAGGCATCCTGATCCGCTACTTCAACGTGCAGCCGTTCATCGCGACCCTCGCGATGATGTTCCTGGGCCGAGGCCTGGCATCGCTGCTGAGCACCAAGCCCGAGCGGCTGCCCGAAGAGTCGCCGATCCGCTGGATCAGCGACAAGATCAAGCTCATCGACGGCCCCAAGGTCAACGATCTGACCATCACCCCCGCGGTGATCATCGCGATCCTGGTCGTGCTGGCAGCCTTCTTCGTGCTGCATCGCACCCGCACCGGTCGCACCGTGTACGCGATCGGCGGGTCCGAGAGCTCGGCGCTGCTGATGGGCCTCCCCGTGCAGCGCACCAAAGTGCTCGTCTACGTGATCAGCGGCGCGCTGTCGGGCGTCGCGGCGGTGCTGTACACCTCGCGGCTCGGCACGGCTCAGAACATCACCGGCATCGGCTGGGAGCTCGACGCGATTGCCGCGGCCGTGATCGGCGGCACGGTGCTCACCGGCGCGTACGGCTACGTGCTCGGTTCGGTGATCGGTGCTCTGGTACTGGGCCTGATGAACGTGCTGATCACCCGCGACGGCGGCATCCCGCCTGAGATGACGACGATCATCACCGGCGGCATCCTGCTGATCTTCGTGCTGCTGCAGCGCGCGGTGACCCGTCGGAAGGAATAG
- a CDS encoding LacI family DNA-binding transcriptional regulator has protein sequence MTGLRARSVGVRDVAARAGVSRQTVSRVLNEHPDVAPETRERVLTAVSELGYRMNNVARALGTRRSRTIGVLAQAALHYGPSRSIEAIESAARSAGYWVSAVFADSTGEDTVREAIEHLLGQGVDGLVVVAPHARTLQTLDAMDIGIPTVTLHSAGRDGRGLAVDQVAGARLATGCLADAGHRRIAHLAGPADWLEAEARQAGFAQELAARGLAPGPVVSGDWTARSGHDASAIIAESGATAVFSANDQMALGLLGGLRELGIRVPEDVSVVGFDDVPDAAFYAPALTTVRQDFAELARLAVSRLVDAGTDAAEPVAPVLVHRASVAPPQR, from the coding sequence GTGACCGGTCTCAGGGCCCGCAGCGTGGGCGTGCGCGATGTCGCTGCGCGCGCTGGGGTGTCGCGGCAGACCGTCTCGCGTGTGCTGAACGAGCATCCCGACGTCGCGCCGGAGACGCGAGAGCGCGTGCTGACGGCCGTCAGCGAGCTCGGCTACCGGATGAACAACGTGGCACGCGCCCTCGGCACGCGCCGCTCACGCACGATCGGCGTGCTGGCTCAGGCCGCATTGCACTACGGGCCGTCGCGCAGCATCGAGGCCATCGAGTCCGCGGCGCGCTCCGCCGGCTACTGGGTCTCGGCCGTCTTCGCCGATTCCACGGGCGAAGACACGGTGCGTGAGGCCATCGAGCACCTGCTCGGTCAGGGAGTGGACGGGCTGGTCGTCGTCGCGCCGCACGCACGTACGCTGCAGACGCTGGATGCCATGGACATCGGCATACCGACCGTCACCCTGCACTCCGCCGGGCGCGACGGGCGCGGGCTGGCCGTCGATCAGGTCGCAGGGGCGCGGCTGGCCACCGGATGCCTCGCGGATGCTGGGCACCGCCGCATCGCGCACCTCGCGGGGCCGGCGGACTGGCTCGAGGCGGAGGCGCGGCAGGCCGGCTTCGCACAGGAGCTCGCCGCGCGCGGCCTGGCGCCGGGGCCCGTGGTGTCGGGGGACTGGACGGCGCGATCCGGTCACGACGCGTCCGCGATCATCGCGGAATCCGGGGCGACGGCGGTGTTCTCCGCGAACGATCAGATGGCGCTCGGGCTGCTGGGCGGGCTGCGCGAGCTCGGCATCCGCGTTCCCGAGGATGTCAGCGTGGTCGGCTTCGACGACGTTCCGGATGCCGCCTTCTACGCGCCGGCTCTGACCACCGTGCGGCAGGATTTCGCCGAGCTCGCCCGGCTCGCCGTCTCCCGGCTGGTCGATGCGGGAACGGATGCCGCCGAGCCGGTCGCCCCCGTGCTCGTGCACCGAGCATCGGTCGCACCGCCCCAGCGCTGA
- a CDS encoding L-ribulose-5-phosphate 4-epimerase, producing the protein MMTFSPEIDAAIAAVRADVARLHGELVRYGLVVWTGGNVSGRVRIGEDPSADLFVIKPSGVSYDDLAPENMILCDLDGNVIPGTPGSDRSPSSDTAAHAYVYRHMPEVGGVVHTHSTYAVAWAARGEEIPCVITAMADEFGGPIPVGPFAIIGDDSIGRGIVDTLSGHRSRAVLMQNHGPFTIGADAKDAVKAAVMVEDVARTVHHAREAGPLIPIPQQAIDSLYDRYQNVYGQNSDTRR; encoded by the coding sequence ATGATGACGTTCAGTCCTGAGATCGACGCGGCCATCGCCGCGGTTCGAGCCGATGTGGCTCGCCTGCACGGTGAGCTGGTGCGCTACGGCCTGGTCGTATGGACCGGCGGGAACGTGTCCGGCCGGGTTCGCATTGGAGAGGATCCGAGCGCCGACCTGTTCGTCATCAAGCCCTCCGGCGTGAGCTACGACGATCTGGCGCCCGAGAACATGATCCTCTGCGACCTGGACGGCAACGTCATCCCGGGCACTCCCGGCAGCGACCGCTCGCCGTCCAGCGACACCGCTGCGCACGCCTACGTGTACCGGCACATGCCCGAGGTCGGCGGCGTCGTGCACACTCACTCCACCTACGCGGTGGCATGGGCGGCACGCGGCGAGGAGATCCCCTGCGTCATCACCGCGATGGCCGACGAGTTCGGCGGGCCCATCCCGGTCGGCCCGTTCGCGATCATCGGCGACGACTCGATCGGCCGCGGCATCGTCGACACACTCAGCGGGCACCGCTCCCGCGCCGTGCTCATGCAGAACCACGGTCCGTTCACGATCGGGGCGGATGCCAAGGACGCCGTCAAGGCCGCAGTCATGGTCGAGGACGTCGCGCGCACCGTGCATCACGCCCGCGAGGCCGGGCCGCTGATCCCCATCCCGCAGCAGGCGATCGACAGCCTGTACGACCGCTACCAGAACGTCTACGGGCAGAACTCGGACACTCGGCGATGA
- a CDS encoding xylulokinase, producing MTTRPGSAREDILAGRTSLGIELGSTRIKACLIGSDPSEVLATGSFSWENRLEDGLWTYRLDEVWAGLQAAFADLVADAHDRYGVRPETFGAIGVSAMMHGYLAFDASGDLLVPFRTWRNTNTTVAAAELTELLGVNIPLRWSIAHLHQAVVDAEPHVPQLDFVTTLAGYVHWRLTGRRVLGVGDASGMFPIDSTACDYDERMLQACDTLVAGRLPASVRELLPAVLPAGADAGALTAEGAALLDPSGVLQPGIPLCPPEGDAGTGMVATNSVAPRTGNVSAGTSIFAMVVLERPLAKVHHELDLVTTPVGDAVAMVHCNNGASELAAWAGMFTRFAAAAGQPVSDDSAFEALFREALAGEPDAGGLIAYNHLAGEPIAGLSEGRPLFVRTPDSALNLANFMRAQLYGVFGTLALGMQVLAEEGVGLDRMFAHGGMFRTAGVAQRFLAGALGAPVAVGELASEGGAWGIAVLASYLQHAPQKSLDAYLGEEVFATASVSVVDPDPGDVAGFTTYLDRYRAGLAIEAAAVDSL from the coding sequence ATGACCACTCGGCCGGGATCCGCGCGCGAGGACATCCTCGCCGGTCGCACGAGCCTGGGCATCGAACTCGGCTCCACTCGAATCAAGGCCTGTCTGATCGGCTCCGACCCGAGCGAGGTGCTCGCCACCGGATCGTTCTCGTGGGAGAACCGGCTCGAGGACGGCCTGTGGACGTACCGCCTGGACGAGGTGTGGGCGGGATTGCAGGCGGCCTTCGCCGACCTCGTCGCCGACGCGCATGACCGCTACGGCGTGCGTCCCGAGACCTTCGGCGCCATCGGCGTCTCGGCGATGATGCACGGCTACCTCGCGTTCGACGCGTCGGGAGACCTGCTCGTGCCGTTCCGCACCTGGCGCAACACGAACACCACCGTCGCGGCGGCGGAGCTCACCGAACTGCTGGGCGTGAACATCCCACTGCGCTGGTCGATCGCGCATCTGCATCAGGCCGTCGTCGATGCCGAGCCGCACGTGCCGCAGCTCGACTTCGTCACCACCCTGGCCGGGTACGTGCACTGGAGGCTGACCGGGCGGCGGGTGCTCGGCGTCGGCGACGCATCCGGCATGTTCCCGATCGACTCGACCGCCTGCGATTACGACGAGCGGATGCTGCAGGCCTGCGACACCCTCGTGGCGGGGCGGCTTCCGGCATCCGTGCGCGAGCTGCTGCCCGCCGTGCTCCCCGCGGGAGCGGATGCGGGCGCGCTCACGGCCGAGGGCGCGGCGCTGCTGGATCCGAGCGGCGTGCTGCAGCCCGGCATCCCGCTCTGTCCGCCCGAGGGCGATGCCGGCACCGGCATGGTCGCCACGAACTCCGTCGCCCCGCGCACCGGCAACGTGTCGGCGGGCACCAGCATCTTCGCGATGGTCGTGCTCGAGCGACCGCTGGCGAAGGTGCATCACGAACTCGATCTGGTCACCACCCCCGTCGGGGATGCAGTCGCCATGGTGCACTGCAACAACGGCGCCAGCGAACTGGCCGCCTGGGCCGGCATGTTCACGCGGTTCGCCGCAGCGGCCGGGCAGCCGGTGAGCGACGATTCCGCCTTCGAGGCGCTGTTCCGCGAGGCGCTGGCAGGAGAGCCGGATGCCGGTGGCCTGATCGCCTACAATCACCTGGCCGGAGAGCCGATCGCCGGTCTCTCCGAGGGGCGTCCGCTGTTCGTGCGCACGCCCGACAGCGCCCTGAACCTGGCGAACTTCATGCGTGCGCAGCTGTACGGCGTGTTCGGCACCCTCGCGCTGGGCATGCAGGTTCTCGCGGAGGAGGGCGTGGGGCTCGACCGCATGTTCGCCCACGGCGGCATGTTCCGCACCGCGGGCGTTGCCCAGCGCTTCCTGGCCGGCGCACTCGGTGCACCGGTCGCTGTCGGCGAGCTGGCATCCGAGGGCGGGGCCTGGGGCATCGCCGTGCTCGCCTCGTATCTGCAGCATGCGCCGCAGAAGAGCCTGGACGCCTACCTCGGCGAGGAGGTCTTCGCGACAGCATCCGTCTCCGTCGTCGACCCCGACCCGGGCGACGTCGCCGGCTTCACCACCTATCTCGACCGCTACCGGGCGGGCCTGGCCATCGAGGCCGCCGCCGTCGACTCCCTCTGA
- the araA gene encoding L-arabinose isomerase, whose protein sequence is MTRTPLTTSLDGYEVWFLTGSQHLYGPETLAQVAEQSRGISDVLDAASEVPVRIVWKPVLTDSAAIKRIMLEANADDRVIGVVAWMHTFSPAKMWIAGLDALQKPLAHLHTQANVELPWADIDFDFMNLNQAAHGDREFGYIQTRLNVPRKTIVGHASDPRVRQELGIWQRAAAGLAASRSLKLARFGDNMRFVAVTEGDKTEAELRLGVQVNTWGVNELADAVAQASDADIDALVAEYEELYEVAPELRRGGDRHQSLRDGAAIELGLRSFLEEGGFGAFTTSFEDLGELKQLPGLAVQRLMAEGYGFGAEGDWKTAVLVRIANVMGAGLPGGASLMEDYTYDMTPGDELILGAHMLEVSPSLTSAKPTLEIHPLGIGGKDDPVRLVFTADPGPAVVVALSDMRDRFRLTANVVENVEPRAALPKLPVGRAVWKPAPDFNTSAAAWLTAGAAHHTVMSTAVGIEAFRDFAEMSGIELLVIDEATTLPEFQKQVRWNQAYFRLAQGL, encoded by the coding sequence ATGACCCGCACTCCGCTCACCACCTCCCTCGACGGCTACGAGGTCTGGTTCCTCACCGGCAGCCAGCACCTGTACGGCCCCGAGACCCTGGCGCAGGTCGCGGAGCAGTCCCGCGGCATCTCCGACGTGCTGGATGCGGCATCCGAGGTGCCGGTGCGCATCGTCTGGAAGCCGGTGCTGACCGACTCCGCCGCCATCAAGCGGATCATGCTCGAGGCCAACGCCGACGACCGCGTGATCGGCGTGGTCGCCTGGATGCACACCTTCAGCCCGGCGAAGATGTGGATCGCCGGCCTCGATGCGCTGCAGAAGCCGCTCGCACACCTGCACACCCAGGCCAACGTCGAGCTGCCCTGGGCCGACATCGACTTCGACTTCATGAACCTGAACCAAGCCGCGCACGGCGACCGCGAGTTCGGGTACATCCAGACCCGCCTGAACGTGCCGCGCAAGACCATCGTCGGTCATGCCAGCGATCCACGGGTGCGTCAGGAGCTGGGCATCTGGCAGCGCGCCGCGGCGGGCCTGGCGGCATCCCGTTCGCTCAAGCTCGCGCGCTTCGGCGACAACATGCGCTTCGTCGCCGTCACCGAGGGCGACAAGACCGAGGCGGAGCTGCGGCTGGGCGTGCAGGTGAACACCTGGGGCGTGAACGAGTTGGCGGATGCTGTGGCGCAGGCGTCTGATGCCGACATCGACGCGCTCGTCGCCGAATACGAGGAGCTCTACGAGGTCGCGCCTGAGCTGCGCCGCGGCGGCGATCGTCACCAGTCCCTGCGCGACGGCGCCGCGATCGAGCTCGGGCTGCGCTCATTCCTGGAGGAGGGCGGCTTCGGCGCCTTCACCACCTCGTTCGAAGACCTCGGCGAGCTGAAGCAGCTGCCCGGCCTGGCTGTGCAGCGGCTGATGGCCGAGGGCTACGGCTTCGGGGCGGAGGGCGACTGGAAGACCGCCGTGCTCGTGCGCATCGCGAACGTCATGGGCGCCGGCCTGCCGGGTGGGGCGAGCCTGATGGAGGATTACACCTACGACATGACCCCCGGCGACGAGCTGATCCTCGGCGCGCACATGCTCGAGGTGTCGCCTTCGCTCACTTCGGCCAAGCCCACCCTGGAGATCCACCCGCTCGGCATCGGCGGCAAGGACGATCCGGTGCGCCTGGTCTTCACCGCCGACCCCGGTCCTGCCGTGGTCGTGGCCCTCAGCGATATGCGCGACCGGTTCCGCCTGACCGCGAACGTGGTCGAGAACGTCGAGCCGCGCGCGGCGCTGCCCAAGCTGCCGGTGGGTCGTGCGGTCTGGAAGCCGGCCCCCGACTTCAACACCAGCGCCGCTGCCTGGCTCACCGCGGGTGCCGCGCATCACACCGTGATGTCGACCGCCGTGGGGATCGAGGCGTTCCGCGACTTCGCCGAGATGTCGGGGATCGAGCTGCTCGTCATCGACGAGGCGACGACACTGCCCGAGTTTCAGAAGCAGGTCCGCTGGAACCAGGCCTACTTCCGTCTCGCGCAGGGGCTCTGA
- the xylA gene encoding xylose isomerase: MSLTPTKADRFSFGLWTVGYNGTDPFGGPTRNALDVVHAVEKLAELGAYGLTFHDDDLFAFGSTDAERQKQIDRLKGALADTGLIVPMVTTNLFSAPVFKDGGFTSNDRQVRRYALRKVLRQLDLGAELGAKTFVMWGGREGAEYDSAKDVRAALERYREAVNLLGDYVTDKGYDIRFAIEPKPNEPRGDILLPTLGHALAFIESLERPELVGLNPEVGHEQMAGLNFAAGIAQALYHGKLFHIDLNGQRGIKYDQDLVFGHGDLHNAFALVDLLENGGPGNTPTYDGPRHFDYKPSRTEDENGVWDSAAANMRMYLLLKERAEAFRADPEVQEALAAAKVAELSQPTLNEGESYDDLLADRSAFEDFQPDAYLGGKGFGFVRLQQLASEHLMGAR, encoded by the coding sequence ATGTCACTCACTCCCACCAAGGCGGACCGGTTCTCGTTCGGCCTCTGGACCGTCGGCTACAACGGAACCGACCCGTTCGGCGGACCCACCCGCAATGCACTCGACGTCGTGCACGCCGTGGAGAAGCTCGCTGAGCTCGGCGCGTACGGCCTGACTTTCCACGACGACGACCTGTTCGCGTTCGGATCGACCGATGCCGAGCGGCAGAAGCAGATCGATCGGCTCAAGGGCGCCCTGGCCGACACCGGCCTGATCGTTCCGATGGTCACCACCAACCTGTTCAGCGCACCGGTCTTCAAGGACGGCGGCTTCACCTCCAACGACCGGCAGGTGCGCCGCTACGCGCTGCGCAAGGTGCTGCGTCAGCTCGACCTCGGCGCCGAGCTGGGTGCGAAGACCTTCGTGATGTGGGGCGGACGCGAGGGCGCCGAGTACGACTCCGCCAAGGACGTCCGCGCAGCGCTGGAGCGCTACCGCGAGGCCGTCAACCTGCTCGGCGACTACGTCACCGACAAGGGCTACGACATCCGGTTCGCCATCGAGCCCAAGCCCAACGAGCCCCGCGGCGACATCCTGCTGCCGACCCTCGGTCACGCGCTGGCGTTCATCGAGTCGCTGGAGCGTCCGGAGCTGGTGGGCCTGAACCCCGAGGTCGGCCACGAGCAGATGGCGGGCCTGAACTTCGCGGCCGGCATCGCGCAGGCGCTGTACCACGGCAAGCTGTTCCACATCGACCTGAACGGCCAGCGCGGCATCAAGTACGACCAGGATCTGGTCTTCGGCCACGGCGACCTGCACAACGCCTTCGCGCTGGTCGACCTGCTCGAGAACGGCGGCCCCGGCAACACGCCCACCTACGACGGCCCGCGCCACTTCGACTACAAGCCCAGCCGCACCGAGGATGAGAACGGCGTCTGGGACTCGGCCGCCGCGAACATGCGGATGTACCTGCTGCTCAAGGAGCGGGCAGAGGCGTTCCGCGCCGACCCCGAGGTGCAGGAGGCTCTCGCTGCGGCGAAGGTCGCCGAGCTGTCACAGCCGACGCTGAACGAGGGCGAGAGCTACGACGATCTGCTGGCCGACCGCAGCGCCTTCGAGGACTTCCAGCCGGACGCCTACCTGGGCGGCAAGGGCTTCGGTTTCGTGCGGCTGCAGCAGCTGGCGTCCGAGCACCTGATGGGCGCCCGCTGA
- a CDS encoding LacI family DNA-binding transcriptional regulator — protein sequence MMRRTTIHDVARAAGVSVATVSKAINGRDGVAAATLAHVLSVVDELGYESSLVATSMRRHRTNVIGVLVAEFEPFALQLLSGVSTALQGTRYDVLAYAGSISAGEHRGWERRSLSRLGGTLIDGAIIVTPTSTPPETSVPIVAIDPHAGPDGPATVSVINLDGARAATEHLVSLGHRRIAHLRGRTDLESAQQREKGYRSALEDAGIRFDPTLVADGGYRTADSTAGAHALLELPEPPTAVFAANDLSAIEMIRVAAEHGLRVPDDLSVIGFDDIPNAAAHTPQLTTVRQPLPEMGAAAVRVLLTMLDGGEYEHVRMPAELVVRESTAPPRA from the coding sequence ATGATGCGCCGAACCACCATTCACGACGTCGCTCGCGCCGCCGGCGTCTCCGTGGCGACGGTCTCCAAAGCCATCAACGGCAGGGATGGCGTGGCCGCCGCGACGCTGGCGCATGTGCTCAGCGTGGTGGACGAACTCGGCTACGAGAGCTCACTGGTGGCCACGTCGATGCGCCGGCACCGCACCAACGTCATCGGCGTGCTCGTCGCGGAGTTCGAGCCCTTCGCACTGCAGCTGCTGAGCGGAGTCTCGACGGCGCTGCAGGGCACCCGGTACGACGTGCTCGCCTACGCCGGCAGCATCTCAGCCGGTGAGCACCGCGGCTGGGAGCGCCGGTCGCTTTCGCGCCTGGGCGGCACCCTGATCGACGGGGCCATCATCGTCACCCCGACCTCCACGCCCCCCGAGACGTCGGTGCCCATCGTGGCGATCGACCCGCACGCCGGCCCTGACGGGCCCGCCACGGTGAGCGTGATCAACCTGGACGGGGCACGAGCCGCCACCGAGCACCTGGTCTCGCTGGGGCACCGGCGCATCGCGCATCTGCGCGGACGCACCGACCTGGAATCCGCCCAGCAGCGCGAGAAGGGATATCGCAGCGCGCTCGAGGATGCCGGCATCCGCTTCGACCCCACCCTGGTGGCCGATGGCGGATACCGCACCGCCGACTCCACCGCCGGCGCGCACGCCCTGCTGGAGCTGCCGGAGCCGCCCACCGCGGTGTTCGCCGCCAACGACCTCTCGGCGATCGAGATGATCCGCGTCGCCGCCGAACACGGACTGCGGGTACCCGACGATCTCTCGGTGATCGGCTTCGACGACATCCCCAACGCCGCGGCGCACACGCCGCAGCTCACGACTGTGCGCCAGCCGCTGCCCGAGATGGGCGCGGCGGCCGTGCGCGTGCTGCTGACGATGCTCGACGGCGGAGAGTACGAGCACGTGCGGATGCCGGCTGAGCTGGTCGTGCGCGAGTCCACCGCCCCACCGCGGGCCTGA
- a CDS encoding ABC transporter substrate-binding protein — translation MKIRKAWVAAAAAVATVGMLGLTGCSGGTDGPSADGKTTLTMWHNSTTGDGKAYWDDAAAAFSKENPDVTIKITSIQNEDMDGKLQTAVNSGDMPDIFMARGGGKLADIVDAGKVKDLTGLIDDDVKTAFGDAPFSAFTVDGKIYGMPSAVLPGGFFYSKDLFEQAGITSEPTSMDELEAAVGKLKDAGIQPIALGAKAAWPAAHWYYFFSLRACGQDLIENLATKADFTDPCWLTAAQNLQDFAGIEPFNKGFLTTSPQEGANSSAGLLANHKAAMELMGAWDVGVIASLTPDEKPLPDLGWFPFPEVNGGDGAPGAMMGGVDGYSCSADSPAACEQFLNFVSSKEWQEKYAVAFQTIPANQDATGAVEDPSLKPLMEAYQKAPYVALWLDTALGQNVGNALNTGVVEMLAGQGSPEKLIDTVVKAQARG, via the coding sequence ATGAAGATCCGCAAGGCATGGGTCGCTGCGGCGGCGGCCGTCGCGACCGTCGGGATGCTGGGACTGACCGGCTGCTCAGGCGGCACGGACGGCCCGAGCGCCGATGGAAAGACCACGCTCACCATGTGGCACAACTCGACCACCGGTGACGGCAAGGCGTACTGGGACGACGCGGCCGCCGCGTTCTCCAAGGAGAACCCGGACGTGACCATCAAGATCACCTCGATCCAGAACGAGGACATGGACGGCAAGCTGCAGACCGCCGTCAACTCGGGTGACATGCCCGACATCTTCATGGCGCGCGGCGGCGGCAAGCTCGCCGACATCGTCGACGCCGGAAAGGTCAAGGACCTCACCGGTCTCATCGACGACGACGTCAAGACCGCGTTCGGCGATGCGCCGTTCAGCGCCTTCACCGTCGACGGCAAGATCTACGGAATGCCCAGCGCCGTGCTCCCCGGCGGCTTCTTCTACAGCAAGGACCTGTTCGAGCAGGCCGGCATCACCTCCGAGCCGACCTCGATGGACGAGCTCGAGGCCGCTGTCGGCAAGCTGAAGGACGCCGGCATCCAGCCGATCGCCCTCGGCGCGAAGGCCGCCTGGCCGGCCGCGCACTGGTACTACTTCTTCTCGCTGCGCGCGTGCGGGCAGGACCTGATCGAGAACCTGGCGACCAAGGCCGACTTCACCGACCCGTGCTGGCTGACCGCTGCACAGAACCTGCAGGACTTCGCCGGCATCGAGCCGTTCAACAAGGGCTTCCTGACCACCTCCCCGCAGGAGGGCGCGAACTCCTCGGCCGGTCTGCTGGCCAACCACAAGGCCGCCATGGAGCTCATGGGCGCCTGGGACGTGGGCGTGATCGCCAGCCTCACCCCCGACGAGAAGCCGCTGCCCGACCTGGGCTGGTTCCCCTTCCCCGAGGTCAACGGCGGCGACGGAGCACCCGGCGCGATGATGGGCGGCGTCGACGGCTACTCCTGCTCGGCGGACTCGCCGGCAGCCTGCGAGCAGTTCCTCAACTTCGTCTCGTCGAAGGAATGGCAGGAGAAGTACGCGGTCGCGTTCCAGACCATCCCCGCCAACCAGGACGCCACCGGCGCCGTCGAGGACCCCTCGCTGAAGCCGCTGATGGAGGCCTACCAGAAGGCTCCGTACGTGGCGCTGTGGCTGGACACCGCCCTCGGCCAGAACGTCGGGAACGCGCTGAACACCGGCGTTGTCGAGATGCTCGCCGGCCAGGGCAGCCCCGAGAAGCTCATCGACACGGTCGTCAAGGCCCAGGCGAGGGGCTGA